The DNA segment CCCTCCGGATCGACAGCGAGGAAGGGCTCGTGACGCTCGAAGGGGAGGACCCCGTCGGCGTCATGACGGCGACGAACGTCGTCTCCGCGATCAACCGGGGGTTCTCGCCGGAGCGTGCGTTCCGTCTCCTCGACGATGAAGATATGATGCTCGATATCCTCGACCTCGCCGACCTTTCGGGGACGACGCGGCAGCTCGAACGGCTCCGGGGCCGGATCATCGGGAAGTCGGGAACGTCCCGCGCCCAGATCGAGGATATGACCGCGACAGAGATCTCGGTTCACGGCAAGACCGTCGCGATCATCGGTCTCCCGGATCAGGCCGAGACCGCGAGGAAAGCAATCGAGATGCTGATCCAGGGCGTGCCGCACG comes from the Methanoculleus marisnigri JR1 genome and includes:
- a CDS encoding KH domain-containing protein, whose amino-acid sequence is MTIQEMKVSTARIGVLIGKSGSTKREIEEKTGITLRIDSEEGLVTLEGEDPVGVMTATNVVSAINRGFSPERAFRLLDDEDMMLDILDLADLSGTTRQLERLRGRIIGKSGTSRAQIEDMTATEISVHGKTVAIIGLPDQAETARKAIEMLIQGVPHEHVYGFLDRKKKEAKQAMLEYYS